In Lathyrus oleraceus cultivar Zhongwan6 chromosome 2, CAAS_Psat_ZW6_1.0, whole genome shotgun sequence, the DNA window AGCCACAACCAACCCGATACATAAAACCAAAGGCTACCAAGGGACTTGCTGGTAATGTTGAACCTTGATTTATGGTCCCTAGTGTTGTTGCAATTAATAAGTCGCTTCTGAATCAATCAAGGAGTTCTTCCGAAGGAAATTGGATTGCACAGCATAATGTTAGTGTCATGGTTGATCTTGATTTCTTCATTGGAGATGACGCACTTTCTAAGGTTTGGTCTAGTAGCACGTGTAATCTCACCTACCCGATTAAGCATGGTCAGGTTGAGAATCGGGACGCCATGGAACTACATATGTTGAACCAGTTGCAGATGGTTACGATTATTAGTGACATTGAGTCAGTTCTCATGGTTGGAAAGGAATGTCTTTGGCCTATGGAAAGAAAACTAGAAGGGCAATGATTGATTTACCTCACTCTTCCTAAGAGAAAACAGTTCACTAGTAACAAGCAAACTACAATCAGGTGGAGACATTTCCATTATGCACATGTGACCAAGACCCCTCGTATGGTAATCCAATGGATCCATGTTGTAGCAAGCCAGTCGAATCTGCACATGCAAGATAACGAAGACATAATCTCATAATTCTAGGTCGTTGCAGGTTGTAGCATAAAAGGGTTAAAAGGATAGGTTGATACGTTTACCATCATATGAACCAGCTGCATATCAATACCTCTCGCTAATAACATGGCGTCAGTATGAGAAGGATCATGATAATCCCGCGCAATGCTTCCACAGAAACAAAAACCGGCAAATTAAGAGGAGCCAACCTAGAAAGGTGTAGTGTGAGGTCGAAACATAGCTATGAATACGAGACATTACCTGTTGCGGAACATTCCTGCAAAGAGACGTGAGTCATGAGATATTCTGTCGTCTCGACTCGCCAAAACCAGTCTGCATAATCCAACAAAGATGCGAGTCAGGACGCGAAATTCAAACACAAGTTGAATCCCAATCAACATTTACACATACATGTGTAGAAGGTCATTAATAAAAGTCATATTAGAAAAGGGAGTGAACCTCACCTGCAGGCCACCTCAAAGGGACACCTAGTTTCGATGTCGTCTGTGCGCATTTCTTCAGGTTACAAAACCCGCTAGCAGAATCCAAAGACAGTCGAACAACACTTGAGAAGATTTGGGTGCAAAACGAATCAATTCCTTATTTTTCAAAACCACACACCAGTAAAAAAAACCTGTCATAAGGAAATCATACATGGATAAAACAGGACAATTACTGCAGTGAAAAGTGAAAAGAGATGGTTACCGTAGATGCATTACAGACAAAACCTTATCCTTTCATTTGAGGGACCACATCAATTTGGAGGACTTTGAGATTTCCCTCACACCCATTCACCAAAGCTCAATACTCCCAAAGTTCACTCAAAGTTCATCATTAGAACTTTGAGAAAACTGAGCTGAAGCCACTGCAAAGCCGAGAGACACCCAAAGTCAGTGAAGGAAAACGAAGAAAGGCGAAAAGAGAAACCGAACGGAGCTTACCGGGGACTTGGAGAGATTTTTGCTCGAAGAGTCATCGGAGTTTAAGTGGTCGAAAGCTTCAGATCTCCTTCCGTCGGTACTTCTTCTTCCCCATTTACTCACTTCATGCTAAGATCTCTAACATAGTTGTTATTCACTCAATATTGAATCGATGTTTCTACTTTTACCGTAATGCATAAATAACTGGATATTTGTTGAATGAGTGTATTAATCTCTATTATCGCTTTGAATATGCCATCGAAGCTCCTTGCGTCCCATATTGCTCCATTCATGTGCGCTCTGTTTTGAATGTTAGGTTTCAATTTGGTAAACTTGGGATCTAGGGTATGATCGATTGTTTGCATGTGTGTTAGATTTGTGATGCTCATCAAGGTTGGGTTAGATTCTTTGTGAAATCTGATGCAGAAATGCGGTTGATTCCAGTTTCCAAAGGAAACTTCTTTTAAACAAATAATGTAATTAATAAAATGGGTTTATTTGGTTTTAATATATATGAATAGTCATTAGTGATTGCATTATTCAAGGCCAGCTAGCTGGTGAATTTAATTTGTTTTCTACAGTTGGGAAGGCCAAAAGGCTTTTAGCCGCCACATGTTTCAAGTAGTTGTACAACTGCCTTTCACTTGGTAGTAAGCGGATTATTTTCGAATTCAAGGCCTATTCACCTTCCACATTTCAGATTGCTGTaacttgtttttttttaaatgtaaAGGAGTTTCTTTTGGGCCTTAGGGCCCGTTGCGAAGCCGCACATTTTTGAGGTCCTCTGTTGGGCCTCTTCTGGTCCACTATTTCAAGAATTTCACCTTTTTCTCATTTCCCACACATTCATATTTATTTTACTTAATATGTGCATTATTTGCCAAATATCTCAATTAAAATAACTATGACTAAATAAGGATATTCATTCGTTCGCTTtcgattttttttatttttttttatttcattagGATATTATAACTAATCGAATGGTGGATTAAAGGTTAATATCAACAAATAATTTACTTTACTTTCTAAAATAAATTTGATTTTGGTCTAATACCAAATGATCTTTCTCAAAACATATTACTCCTAATTCaacatatttaattaatatactctcccaaaattatttaaattaattttgaatgaaaaggagaatagtaagcttccgctttattatctctcgattattcgaataattggcgtacgccatattgctcgaattttcgtcatttaattaaaaccctaaaaaactctataaaattaaaattattttctcAAATTAATCACAAATCCTAAaagaattatttaaattaattttgaatgaaaaggagaatagtaagcttccgctttattatctctcgattattcgaataattgacgtacgccatattgctcgaattttcgtcatttaattaaaaccctaaaaaactctataaaattaaaattattttctcAAATTAATCACAAATCCTAAAAgcattatttaaattaattttgaatgaaaaggagaatagtaagcttccgctttattatctctcgattattcgaataatcggCGTACGCCAaattgctcgaattttcgtcatttaattaaaaccctaaaaaactctataaaattaaaattattttctcAATTTAATCACAAATCCTAAAAgcattatttaaattaattttgaatgaaaaggagaatagtaagcttccgctttattatctctcgattattcgaataattggcgtacgccatattgctcaaattttcgtcatttaattaaaaccctaaaaaactcTTAAAATCAAATTACTCCCCCAATCAATTAATTATTCTAAAAGTCTCTATTTTTATAATTAATCTTTAAGTGAAAAGGAGATTAATGAGCATCCGCTccattatctctcgattattcgaataaatggcgtacgccacattgctcgaatcttcgtcgtcaaattaaaacacaatcgaataaatccaaactattttcgcaaatcaaatacaatatctaaaaacatatcttttacaaattaaacctcgggtgataagagataggaggcgttcgcctcgccatctctcgattatttgaataattggcgtacgccatattgcacaaattatcgacttccgattaaaacactttaaataaacttggataagggaataggtggcgtacgcctcattattctttgaataagaAAGTAGGAGGagtacgcctcactaccgtgcatattcaacatccacaaacaaacttttAATTAATCGAACaaaaaaggagtagaaggcgtacgccttattactcctcgaaagaattggtcgattggtgtacaccacattgctcaatcttttgtcgTTCTTTAAAACACCTTAACAAATCAAACTAATGTCTCGCCCCCGTGCGACCCACAACTTAAAattcttttcaaaagaacactattaatcctttctaatgcgcataacaaactaatgcttaagcctccgccgggagtagacaagccagcgtttagcctttagaacgcgatctacacagtcgttcattaaaagacaccaacaaagaccgtagtttcccgaactacgaatgctctgatttccttattataccataaggatacataggcaggagattgctggatcttcgcgagcacactaaaAAGAAACCTCCCCGTTCTCCTCCTGAGGTCTTCacccatatctatcatcaattctaattaccCGAAGAAAAGCAAATAACATGTAattaacattcaaatagcaaattggactaaaaggttcccgttgagtacaacggacgtgaggggtgctaataccttccccttacgtaatcgactcccgaacccgaatatggttgcgacgaccattattcttatttctaaaggttttatcgatattttcctattccttcattgggataaataaagttcggtggcgactctgttcgaacataaaaattttccgcgaccatcgcgaggaatcgtatttttcgagatgcgacaatgggcttggtaaactaaggtccttggcttctaaggtctgTATTGGAAAGGGTAATgtctaaccacgactactcgtgtgacattattgatcccaacatgacctccaccaagtgaatgggcttgcaagtcaacttgctaaggaataactccacacaagttgataagactatgccattctcctatcctaagtgcactcgagttcgggtatagacctcatctcacaaagatcaccaagcatacaagcaattagtatatcaagcaattcaatcattacatacaatacagtaatcccaaattgcacaaaaatatgtcacaaaataatatacaatacaatacaacaaatatgaaaagtaggcaaaacccactaggcaaacttccccaacagagtcgccacttttctgtagcggggtattccttacctttagatttattgactaaatcaaaagtaaatcatac includes these proteins:
- the LOC127118703 gene encoding uncharacterized protein LOC127118703 isoform X2 — encoded protein: MRTDDIETRCPFEVACRLVLASRDDRISHDSRLFAGMFRNSIARDYHDPSHTDAMLLARGIDMQLVHMMIRLACYNMDPLDYHTRGLGHMCIMEMSPPDCSLLVTSELFSLRKSEFHGVPILNLTMLNRVGEITRATRPNLRKCVISNEEIKINHDTNIMLCNPISFGRTP
- the LOC127118703 gene encoding uncharacterized protein LOC127118703 isoform X1, which encodes MRTDDIETRCPFEVACRLVLASRDDRISHDSRLFAGMFRNSIARDYHDPSHTDAMLLARGIDMQLVHMMVNIRLACYNMDPLDYHTRGLGHMCIMEMSPPDCSLLVTSELFSLRKSEFHGVPILNLTMLNRVGEITRATRPNLRKCVISNEEIKINHDTNIMLCNPISFGRTP
- the LOC127118703 gene encoding uncharacterized protein LOC127118703 isoform X4 produces the protein MRTDDIETRCPFEVACRLVLASRDDRISHDSRLFAGMFRNSIARDYHDPSHTDAMLLARGIDMQLVHMMIRLACYNMDPLDYHTRGLGHMCIMEMSPPDCSLLVTSELFSLRKSEVSVLDDVYG
- the LOC127118703 gene encoding uncharacterized protein LOC127118703 isoform X3, with the protein product MRTDDIETRCPFEVACRLVLASRDDRISHDSRLFAGMFRNSIARDYHDPSHTDAMLLARGIDMQLVHMMVNIRLACYNMDPLDYHTRGLGHMCIMEMSPPDCSLLVTSELFSLRKSEVSVLDDVYG